Genomic DNA from Cloeon dipterum chromosome 3, ieCloDipt1.1, whole genome shotgun sequence:
GGTGCTTAAAATCTGCATGTTAGGTGTATGATTTTGATCTACCGCAATTCTTCCAGCGATTCTTTTGtagcttttcattttcttttttcataattGTTAAACTTGAGAGCAAATCAGAGCAACTAATTAATGAGTTATTTGCAGAAAAAGGAAGCAGCTGGAACTGACGACACTCTTCCTGATGGCCTTGAAAGCAAAGTGATTGAAGTGACCTCTGATCAGCTGAAGGCCTTGACTGTAGTCCAGATCAAGAAAGTGCGATTGTTGATTGATGCAGGAATTCTCGCCAACGACCAAGAATTGATCGAGGTTGAGAAACTAAGGAACAACGCCCTCAGAGAGATTGGCAACATCACCCATCCTTCTGTGCCCATCAGCGATAATGAGGCAAGTAGTTGAAACTTCCAGATTCCCACCCACAAATGTTGCTGACTACGAATCTTTAGGACGAGAATAAGGTCGAGCGCACATTTGGCGATTGCgaaagcaggaaaaaatattcgcATGTAGATCTGATCCACATGATTGATGGCATGGATGGAGAAAGAGGAGCTGTTGTTGCTGGAGGACGCGGCTACTATCTGACTGTAAGTGATATAAccttaaaaaagtgaaaaaattacgTTGCATTTCAACAAGTTTTCGAGCTAATTTTGGACAGTCACATTTTTtaccttaaaaattttgtcacatAGAACCCtgtattttctgcaaaatcatATGagctttaataaattcattgttACAAGTCTTAATTATCTCACAATTCTCACAGGGTCCAGCAGTTTTCCTAGAGCAAGCGCTCGTTCAATTGGCCCTCCGCAAGCTGCAGGAAAAGAACTACACACCCCTTTGCACGCCATTTTTCATGAGGAAGGAGATTATGCAAGAAGTGGCTCAATTGTCCCAGTTTGACGAGGAATTGTACAAAGTGACTCTTTCAATCTATGTTCAAAACTCgtttacttaattttaattttctctcacaGGTGGTTGGCAAGGGCAGTGAAAAGGCTGGAGATAAAGATTTGGAGGAAAAGTACTTGATTGCCACGTCGGAGCAGCCAATTGCCGCCTACCACAGAGGGGAGTGGATGGCTGAGTCCTCCCTGCCCATCAGGTATGCTGGTTTGTCCACTTGCTTCAGACAAGAAGTTGGATCTCATGGCCGGGACACCAGAGGCATTTTCCGCGTTCACCAATTCCAAAAGGTTCAAAATTCTAACACTCTGTAAAACTAAATGaagaattataattaattgttgaatttcttaataaaaatactatagaatcataatttttctcacgttTTAAATTACCTTTCAGGTTGAACAGTTTTGCATCACCTCGCCCCATGACAACAAATCATGGGAAATGATGGACGAAATGATTGGAAACGCTGAAGGATTCTGCAAGGACCTTGGCATCCCTTACCAGATTGTCAACATCGTGTCAGGTGCCTTGAATCACGCCGCCTCCAAGAAGCTGGATCTTGAGGCGTGGTTCCCTGGATCGGGTGCCTTCCGCGAGCTTGTCTCCTGCAGCAACTGTCTGGATTACCAATCCAGGAGGCTCCTCATCAGATATGGCCAAACCAAGAAGATGAACGCAacggtaatttttaataattggttGCACTTTATATTTGAGACTAGCATGCCTTTTGGGTACCTCACAATCTCTAGAATAATTTATGTCTGATCcaagtaaaatttatgttgTACTTGTTCAGAGTAATAagcaatatatatattcactaaatgcaattattaaaaaaaattgttcaattaaaCTACCAACCAAACTGatccaaagtaaaaaatatggtttaaaaaaaatcgttttttgtAAAGCTGTTCTTGAGTAAAAATTCGCtctcaagaatttttattgttggttTGAATGCCTTCCCTTTGAAGTATGagtatttcatatttatatttttttctaagttGTGAGCTAACTAAGAAGGTAATTATTTGTGTGATCTCTTTATTTGGTGCTTATATTAATTCAATCCAATGTTCTTTCAGACTGAGTATGTCCACATGTTGAACGCGACCATGTGTGCCACAACTCGAGTGATCTGCGCCATCCTTGAGAACTATCAGACGGAAACTGGAATAAAAGTTCCCGAAGTGCTGAAACCGTACATGCCTGCAGGTATAAATTCTCTTCCTCAAATTGTCTCTGATACTAACTGCTCATGTTAATATCTAGTTTACCAAGATGAAATTCCATTCGTCAAGACGGCACCGATTGAAGAAACAGaaacaaagaaaggaaaaaagcagGCTGGGAAGCTCAAGCAAGGAGAGGAGTAAAAcacgaattttgatttttcacagACTCTATAACCTAATTCACGGTCAGGGTGATTTTAAGTGACGATTGTTTGAAAGTGTCAATTGGTAACTGTTGCTAGATTTAACTACATTTCTGTTGGAAGGCGTCCTTAAAggaccctttttaatttcaatcatttttctatttattgcTATTGAAATTCAGTAAACAAAACCTCCAACGaattttcaagtgttttatttatcaGATGATACTGTATTATGTGAAAGACTATGGGCAATGCCCATTttgatcaattaaattaatattataccATCATATGAAGGTGACAAGAGAtacaaaagataaatattgaCATGGTGTTAGATTAATTTGCTGAACTGAGTGATGAGAAATACCAGCTTGTGCCAGGCCACATATTGTCAGCACCTTTTGTGATTAATTTCCACGTTGTCATGAATCTGACATGGCTATTGATCTTTGCTCACCCTTTTCTAAGCAAAGTCGTTGCCCTCCGCTTGCAAAgaaattgatggaattttgCATCTAATAtacgctttttaatttttcgacaCACTAAGAAATGGCTACATCCTCAAGCTTAATcatcataatttaatgaatgaaaataattcccactaatttccaattaatatttaaacaaaacgatgtcaaaacaatttttgaccTGCGTTGAATGGTCACTTCCGCATTTTGACGTGCGTGCGTGCATAAAAATCAAAGACAATATATGATCAAAGCGCCGCTTAAATTAGTAATGATGCCATGGGGGTAGGTAGCTTGTTTTCGTTAATGTACGGCATGCGCCGGGGGAAGTGGGGACGTTGACTGTCCATAGGAGTGCATATATCATAGCTACACTTGTTGTATCGACCTCTTTATATACCAACGCTCATTCCCCGCAACATAGAcagacaatggaaaatccgttcgcaAGTGAGTCAGTAGTGACAATGACTCGCGTTGGCACCAACGCAATTTCCAGCGCGCTCCGTGACTGACCTGAAAATTAGCTCCAAAATGTATGAAAAATCGCTCAGGATCAACTTGTGTGCCATTTTCTTCGCcatattaacaatttttgtgcCGAAAAGCAATCAGCAAACACAAGAGACGGCGTTGTGCAACAAGAATTTTGTGAGTActctacttttaaaattaaatgagccaccaactataaattttcaataaaaagtcTAATTCTGCAACTTTAGAACGAAGATGCTTAGAGTGTCAGGAGTCAGGATCATTTAGATAATTTTGTGGCCAGCATTATCGCAGATTTGAggcatttttgcacaaattatttttagctttccCCTGGAATATCTCATTTAAAGCTGTAAAATAgtcaataaaaaagcaacaataAATTGATCATCGtcttcaatattttacaacgAGGTGcccaagagcaaaaaatatgaccAGTAGAagcccttttttaatttttcttaattaatttgatgtcgggcaaataaataaactataaTAATAAGTGATATGTTTTTCTGTTCCCCCTGCAGTATGAAAATGACAAGTTATaagtttttagttaaatttaatattctagCTGAGCTCATTTtggtattatttaatattctgtaattatttaaatagaattACAATCCAACAACCCTTCGATGTGAGGAAGTATCCCAAGAAGGGCGACCGCCTGGATTATTAGAATCCCTCCCAGAGCCCGACGTTCCTATGGGTCCAGCAAACCTTCCACCGCTGATCCCGCCGCTGATCCCACCGCTGATTCCACCGCTGATTCCACCGTTGCCCCCATTTACAATGAGGCCTCCGCCAGACAACCCTTCGCCAGCCACTTCTGCACCTGAAATACCGGCTCCAACACCTCCACCTCAAGAGtaagaaatcaaaatattttttcctttggacagaaaaattatcagatATACCTGacagaatttaatatttatgcaacATTATTAGACCTGCGGCAGAGACTACTACGAAAACTATGACGACAGTTGCAACCCTTGAAGCAACTACaggtttggaatttttattgtggaaATTATGTCCCATGTATGAAATGCACGGTCACGTCATTTACAAACAGTTAATGACTTTGTTACCTTGAATATGCCCGTGTTCTGCATATGGTTacgtttttaatgttaattacTGTTTTCACCCATGTATCCATGGCAACTAAAACGAcagtgaattatttatttgatcttctgcacctaaaaaattagattatgCATTGTGCGAAGCACACACGCACAACTATAGTTGTATACTTATTGCCAGATTTCTTTTGACACATttatatatgtttttttattcttctcgtGTTCACTTTGCAGAATTTTTATGTAGTTTTCAactatctaaaaaatatttatgcccTTAAATTTGtcatctcttttttaattaagggtttttaatttatatatctaTAATAAGAAATATACTGTGCATGCACAGACATAAAATGTTGCTTTTTTCTACTCgattgaatgaattccaaccTTATAAAATAGCATCAGCTCCTGCACCCACCGAAGCACCAACTACCGTTGCAACAACGGTACCCGCGACTGCTACTCCTGAGACAACCACCACAGCGACAACGGCTGCGGCTGAGACAACTGCTACCGCGACCAATACTGCCGCGACCACTGCCGCGGCGGCCACAGAGCCGACAAAGGCCGCAGAGGTGACCAAAGCTACAGAGGCTACCAATGCTCCGGAGGGTGGTGCGGATGGTGCCGCCGAAGGAGGTGAGGAGGAGGTCGAAGAACTGGTGGAAACAGGCGAGTTGGTGTCCATTTTCTCTGAGGGGGTCTTCGGACACAAACGCCTTGACCCCAGAAATACAATTTGGGGCCCCAAAGCTTCAAGtagttatgcaacccgcttaTCAACCATACCAGTAGTCAGTTTCCGTAGTACCGCAAGCCGTAGCAAAGGCATATCCATCACTAGGGACGTAGAAAAAATCGACCCCAAGATGCAAGCAACCCAGTCGATGTCGCCGACCGGCAGATACCGCTTTCCTCGTCAAGTTAAAGCAGCTGACGCTTTTGAACCTGATGAATCCGCCTTCAGCCCGCCTGCTTTTGTAAATATCACCGCAGTTACCGAAACCCCCAGCAGCACGTCAGCTTTTCTGACCCAATCGACCTCTTCAGATACGCTGccggagcagcagcagaacgACGTTTTCGACCCTGTCTTTACCACTCCCACCACCACCACTGCAACCTCCTCTATAGCTCCCGTTCCGGACTTTTTTGCCCCGGTTGAGACAACGACCCCCACAACCACTACCTCAACCACTACTGTCTCTCCGCAAACAAGCCCAACTCTCCCTTCGTCAAGCCGACTGCCTCCACTGTCTATGACGGAGCCTGTTCCACCAAACGTCGACGAATACTGCCACGAGTGTGACGACTCCCCTCCGCATCTCAGCAATCTCTGCGACTTTAACGATGGAGCTTTTATAAACGCGTGAGTGACCCAATCGCCTGAATTTcataccaaaataaaaaagtttcaattatattttcatcgaaatttctgttaaagcaaaatatatcACACTTTCAAAATATAGACTCAtgaattgatataaaaaagcCCAAGGTTCTAAGCATAAATTTACCATTTCAAATCAGAAACTTCCTATTCAGAaaataagtataaaatttaagggaaaatatactcagttaaattcaaattttaactcaaGTTACTCCAGCCCATTGACTAGCATTGTTCTAGCATTCCTAGTTGGTGTCAAGGCaatgaaagataaaaatttgagcataTCGGGGATCTATTACTGGCtatacccaatgtcagagaaggcaaaggtggttaatttagaGACTCGCTGAGAGATCTCATCACTTGCTAGTTTTTGCACTTTCCCAGCAGCTTATGTAGTCAAAAaagtctggcgtttcaataaaagtcctcggtgcgagGAGGCAAAAAGATAGCCACATTGGGttcaagctcctctgcggccaatCTGGCCCCATATGTTATCCACTCGGTGGTGTTATTGACgagaagtgctgagcagaggcaaaaaaataaattaaaaaatcacttcgAAACAGAACTACCATTGTTCTATATCTTACTtttctataattaaaatttgaattttacgtTGTCTCAGTTGTGGCAAGTGTGTCGAAGGTAAGACAGGCCTGCCAGCCACCCTGGGGCTCAACCTGTGTGGTCATTGCGCTCAGTCAAGTCCAGCCGACTGCGTGGGCCAATGCTTGGCCACCAACATCACAGTCAGCATGGACAACTGCGGCCACTGTCTGCCGGTGGACGGAAACAACCGCGACCGTGAGTGGCAATATTTTCCttgtctaaaaatataacGTTTTTTCGTTCATATGCAGAGTGTGTCAGCATCACGCGGGCGTTGCCCTCACTGATTGACAGGTGTACCACGAAGCAGCAGAACGTCGTGCTCACTCTCACTGGGGCAGGATTAAATATGCAAAGCCTCGCAGGGGTTGAGTGCTCGCTGATGCTCGACGGAAAAGAGGTATGAGCTTCCCGTTTAATTGATACGGCGGCGGACGTCCCTAAAGGGGAAGAAGAGCATGATATATTTGTTACGCATTCATCGAAAAGGAAATGGAGAGAggcagtgtttttttattcctttctgtagaaataatattgagacgagattttataaattggtacgagtttttgaaaaatttgcccGATTTCATTCGGActaggggggggggggggttggtacaattacaaattaaaattcctggaacacgaattgtaattttaaacaaaaacttcCACGTGTAAAAAGAATTAGATTAATTGAATAATCAGTTTAACGCAGTTGAACCTTAACAATTGAtcccaatttttttagtcTTCTCAAACTTAATAATATCAGTAAAGGATAAAAATGTCATATCGAATGTTGGTTTAGAACTTATACTTAACCCAGCAAAACTAATCTCATGAACAAAATTAGACCTCTACAGTGTTCTAAATCAGCTTGCTGGCCATTAATAAATGACAGAGTCTCGATCCCCTTTGGAACAAAGCAGAGCTAAAAGAGAAGACGCGCCTTTAATAATGCACGACAGCTAGTCTGCTGGCGCGTCGCGTCGCAAAAAGGCCTGTTTTTGTGCTCTGCaggtaaaataattgaagGTTTCGATCGACCGGTTGGTTCGCTTTTGCAGTTAGCCGCCGACGGGGTGTTGCGAGCTACCCCTCGTGAATCATCGCTCGACGTTGAGACTGGCGTTCCGCAGCGCCAGGGCCGACACAAAATCCACTGCCGCGAGCCTACCAACGAGCTCGTCACGGCCGCGTTCGTCAACGTGGTTGACAGCTCGACGTTGGCTGTCACCAATGTCCAACCAGCCACGCTCTCTGTTGGCACTGAAGTCCAGGTCAGAAGACgctcattcattttaaaataaacataccAACAAAGAAAATGTTAGTTATTTTTCGTGGCATGAATAGAGCAGCGACCGCTAAACAACAAACGCGTATAGTTTTTACTAAGAGTTTTTGTTTAACTAATTCACATTTTGCCTTCCTCTTAATAGTGAATAggcttttttccaatttcacgCCTGATCTTGTCACTTCTAAAAAAGTGCGTATCTTGGAGTCGGCtatacataaatttaaaagaattcttGGGAGGTTTTGTAATCTGCTATCCAGTTTTTacgataataaaataaatgatttataaTGATGACTTAAATAATAACGTAAGGGGTTCAATGACCTGATTATATACTTAACTAATTAGTAATAGatttaaactgttttaatttattaaataatatctcgTTGTCGTTGGATGAAAATTAGCATGCATGCCCGACTGAGCTATTATAGTCTGTTTCTGCGGCAGTTAGTTTAAGCTTATCCATTCAAACTGCCATTTTAATGCCTCTTTTACTTATTGGTCGTTTGCCTTTGCGAGTTAATAAAGAGGGGACGTGGGCAGTAAAGAGCGCGAATTAATTGCGcgagtaataaaattaatttaacggCGAATGCAGCGCGTCATTAACCAAAGTTGCTCGTCGTTTGCCTAGCTAAGTGCAACAGTTCCGCGTGCCACCGCAAATCACCGCCTCCTGTGTGCTCTATGGTCCAGAAAGGGGCTGATAACGATGGTGCCGGCGTTCGCTGCAGAAGGGTCAGTGAAATGCACACGTATCCAGATGACCGACGCTGGCAGGTTCCAATTGAGGGTCGTCGCCTCTGAGTACGCAGCCATGACGAagtaattctaaaaaaatagacTAGTTATCTACTTTTGagcattttacatttataagaaaaaaaatactgatttaACCGAGCTATGCTTAGTGATATAAAACTTCTCGATCTGTTTCTCAAGACAAAGCTGTGCTTTGGGTGGCGAAGTGGTGGTCCAGGCCAGTGCTCCAATACTAATATCGTCACTTCTGTCACCGGATCTGCGAGCGATTTGGTTCGACTTCGATCAGAGTGTGGAGGGGCCGACCGAGTGCGACAAGATATTTTCGACACCCTCGCTGAAACTTTTGGGGCAAGGTATGCGTAACATAAACACACGCTCTTCTTGCTATTGTGTTGGCAGAAAGTTTGAGTCGTCAAAACTTGTCTGTCTGTGCACGTAAAAATGCTTGTCAGCACGTCGACAAAGTTTGGAAAGGTTCACCGGAGCAAAAGCAAATTCTATTCTACAGGTGTCGTGTGCGAGTTCGCTGGAGCGCGTTTGGTGGCCAAGCTGGGCAAAAAGCCGACGATCCAGTCAGGCGGAAAAGTGCAAATCGTCGTGGAGAATGGCATCAGACGGGCTGGCACCGTCGACGCAGACACCGCCCAGACGCTCACCGGTGTTTTCGCTTCTGTCACCCTCCATCCGGCTGCGGTGAGTGTACAGGAAGGACCGTAGTCAAAGAACGCAGCCCCCAAAAAATTTCTCTCCTGACTGAAATTAAGTCTACCACAATTCACATAGCTATTGGTCTCTAATGTGCTAGCTTCATCCTCCAGATTTCCATCCCAGCTAGatgttttatgtaatttttcgGTCGcagtttataaaaatgtttgccgTATTTCGCACCAGCCCGTATTTTGTTGCCCTCGGCAGAGTGCGTTTGAATCGAAACCAATTTTCCAGGTGGCCGTGCCTCGGTATCGAATTATCCCTTCGAATCCCACGTGCGACACACCTGGAGCCAGCAATTCCGTCGCAGAAATCCGCATCGTGCCGGAGGACGGCCGCGAACTGAACGCCAGCATGAGAGTCTCCTTCAACAAGGGCAACGACATTCAGCACCAGAGACGCAATTTGTTTCTTTGGAGGACGATCCGCGAGATGGGAGATCAACTGGTGAGGCAGCAAAAGGAGGGCAGCAGTAACAGACTAGTCATCAACTCATCCTTGGTGAGATTAGGAATTAATCGATTTATCTCATCCCTTTCGGGGCAGAGATAAAGTTTGAATGTCGAACTCTTTCAAAGCTTCTCGTTTCAAAGTTTAAGAAACTTTTTCTTTCCAAGTGTAAATTGAGATCTTCCCTCAGACTCTTTAATTCTGCGTCTGTTTTTGCCTTCCGTTTGACAAGCTGGTGCCCAACGTGGAGTATCGAATTACCGTCTGGGCGGCCGACATGATGGGCACGCAAGGCGAGGAGCGTGAAGTTTTGGTCCAGACAGATCAGCAGTCAGGCAAGCAGCAGCCAACCCAACTAATTATCCTCGGTCCGGAGACGACACGGGTTGATGTCGAGCTGAGGGCAGAGGCTAAACTCGTAACTTGCGATCCGAGGGCCGCCCCTCCGGCGAAAATCAAGGTTTTACTCACTTCCAATCCTCCCTTATAACCAAATTCAACTTTGACAAACTGATGCTATATTAAGGCATGGAGTTATATTGGTATCTTTACCCTCAACTTTGTTGGCTtcgaaattataaatttgtccCAAGAGattgaaaaaagattttacttaatttcaaTACTTCTGCTACAAATTTATACCATACAAGTAATGTTATAAGAGACagtatgtatatttttgtagtttttctGGGGCGTATTGGCCGCTGGTGGACCGCTTCCCATTAAAACGTCCCAACAAGGTCGTGTTCTTCGATTGCCTCCGTTTTCCATGAAGGGCGGAGTGCCACATCAGATCTCGTGCTCAGCGTATCTTGAATCCGATCTTTCACTACCATTAGCCAcggtaaaatattcattaaaaccTCTTAAGCTCTATCTATTATTTAATCAACAAAGTTATTCCTATTTctgttcaaaatgaaataaatatgtttctGCTTCCACACCAATGTGTTTTTTCGTGAGAATTTAAACAGTGAtgactggaaaataaattagggcACTTTGGTGGTGTTGACGACGTCAGCGGGTGTGGAGGCACGTGTTTCAACCACCGCTGTGAGCATCGGCACGAATCAAGAGCTGATTCTGGACGGCAGCAAATCAGCCGATCTAGACGCGTACCCTGGGCCCCTGCAGGTAAGCGGCGAGCAATCCGCTTCACATTTAGGACCgaccggttgcatactctGGCTCTCCGTTTCAGTTCGCTTGGGAGTGCGCACGCGAAGGTACAGCCTGCTTGCTTCCAAGGGCGGGACCCACTCTCCTTCGAAATGTTTACAAGATGGAGCTGTCCCGGAGCGTCCTGAGGTTGCCACCTGGGGCtttggcagttggagagtgagACAAAATGCctcctaaaataaaaagagaggaaatcAGATTGCTGCCATAACTGAGAAAATTGCCTTCATTGACTTTTTGtgtcaaataatatttttttaaaaatatatattttaaaaaagcaaataactCTATTCTATTTATGTTACTTTACtgttaagaaataatttttgcagccTGGTAAATGTATTCATTTACTTGGTTTTTCTTGCTTAGTCAAAGTAATACATATatagtacataaaattaaaataaaaacagatcTATTTATCAAATCAATTTACTGAATCtgctcataaatattttatgcaatgAAGATTGAAAGAGTTAAGTAATTAACATTGTTATCTCTGCGTGTTCTCTTTTCTATTTGGTGGTTTCAGGCATACATTTACTCTGCGAGTTAGTAGACCTGCAAGTGGCAATACGGCGGCAATCTCGTCCCGCACAGAAGTGAAAGTTCGCGTGCTGCGGGGGTCTTCGCCATCGATTCGCTTGCTCAAAACGATCCGCCAGCCCGTGGACCCGACCGCAAACACACAGGTACACGCGCTGCTCGAGGGCCTGAGGGGCCGCTGCTGGGCTAAGTGGCGGTCGGCGGCCAAAGCGGCGGGTGAGGTGCCCCTTGATTTGGACCAATCGCCAACTATGTGGGAAGAGAACTCGGATCGGGAGAGCAACAGGTGCTTAAAGCCGCTTGAAGCTCGATGCTCCTCCACATTTGAACTGTTCAGATTAGAGACCTGagatattttctgttttaactAGAATTagcatttgattaaattaatgcgtttattatttatgtcttctaaattttgaaatatataatgtttaatttgttatcTGCTATTGGATTGAAGATTTTAACATCTAGAACAattctgcaaattttattttggctccTTTTTAGGgtgtatattttcaaataaaccaCTCTTCCATCCCGTTTGTTGTTAATAAGAGACTGAAATTCTATCtagaaagtttattttatcatataaAATCTCTCTTTGATATGCTTTTGACTTCAAATAAGACTAGATATATCGATGTAGAAATATTAACTAGCTCAGGGCTCTAAATTCTACAATTCGAATGCAAAATGTTTGATCCGTCAACAGGGAATTTGTGCTCACTTTGGCGGTGGGAAAGCTTACGGCCGGTGCCTATCATCGCATTGTCCTGGATGCTGCGTGCTCGCAAACGCCAGATAAACCAGCCTTGAATAGGGCTTCGCTGGAATTGGAGTTCAAAGTGGCAACTGTGCCTTCACCACCGACCATATCTGTGAGTTTGCTATCTTCTCCCATTAACGCAGACTGGTAATTTGAGAGCCAAACCCACACCAAAAATAGCATAGTTCAGTGTTTCAGGCTGCCTCATAGATGTATTGTTTATCATTtctgtaattaatttctacaCTGCTTGTGTTTCTAAAGCTAGTACCAAAATAAGGGCATAAAGCCTTCAAttatagataaaaatatgttcGTTTGACGATCAAAGGTGCATCCTCTATTTGGAGAAGCGCTGCAAACACTTTTCACGATTTCCGTCGAGACCGAGGGTGCGACCACCCTGAGGTCAGGGTCCGAGCAACCTGGCAGGCTGCTCTACGAATTCGGGTGGCGGGAGGCGGGCAAGACGAAGATCCAATCTCTGCAAACCTCCCTCTACGATCTCTCAGCGCAGACCTTGCTTCATTGTGGTAGGTGCAACAAACCGTGTTTTCCTAACGAGTTAATTTGTGGTTTAGTTAAATATGTAGACCTGCAATTTTCCTTGGTTGTTGTGCAAAGTTTAGCGATCTAGAACTAGCCGAGTGCAAATTAAAAGGCATGAAATTTCACACTTGCAGAGGGTGGAGCCGGCGAGTGTTCGGTGGTGCCG
This window encodes:
- the SerRS gene encoding probable serine--tRNA ligase, cytoplasmic isoform X1, with the translated sequence MVLDMDNFRTERGGNPEKVRENQAKRFKNVTLVDTVLEMDAKWRQLRHKADTWNKLKNVCSKEIGEKMKKNRKSNTEEKKTAPEPDLVAELKKSGLSQLNIHLSENSYIQFHEPTMADYEMFKHVKTLPYKDWPNITRWMTHIESFGEEAKNFPQKKEAAGTDDTLPDGLESKVIEVTSDQLKALTVVQIKKVRLLIDAGILANDQELIEVEKLRNNALREIGNITHPSVPISDNEDENKVERTFGDCESRKKYSHVDLIHMIDGMDGERGAVVAGGRGYYLTGPAVFLEQALVQLALRKLQEKNYTPLCTPFFMRKEIMQEVAQLSQFDEELYKVVGKGSEKAGDKDLEEKYLIATSEQPIAAYHRGEWMAESSLPIRYAGLSTCFRQEVGSHGRDTRGIFRVHQFQKVEQFCITSPHDNKSWEMMDEMIGNAEGFCKDLGIPYQIVNIVSGALNHAASKKLDLEAWFPGSGAFRELVSCSNCLDYQSRRLLIRYGQTKKMNATTEYVHMLNATMCATTRVICAILENYQTETGIKVPEVLKPYMPAVYQDEIPFVKTAPIEETETKKGKKQAGKLKQGEE
- the SerRS gene encoding serine--tRNA ligase, cytoplasmic isoform X2; this translates as MVLDMDNFRTERGGNPEKVRENQAKRFKNVTLVDTVLEMDAKWRQLRHKADTWNKLKNVCSKEIGEKMKKKEAAGTDDTLPDGLESKVIEVTSDQLKALTVVQIKKVRLLIDAGILANDQELIEVEKLRNNALREIGNITHPSVPISDNEDENKVERTFGDCESRKKYSHVDLIHMIDGMDGERGAVVAGGRGYYLTGPAVFLEQALVQLALRKLQEKNYTPLCTPFFMRKEIMQEVAQLSQFDEELYKVVGKGSEKAGDKDLEEKYLIATSEQPIAAYHRGEWMAESSLPIRYAGLSTCFRQEVGSHGRDTRGIFRVHQFQKVEQFCITSPHDNKSWEMMDEMIGNAEGFCKDLGIPYQIVNIVSGALNHAASKKLDLEAWFPGSGAFRELVSCSNCLDYQSRRLLIRYGQTKKMNATTEYVHMLNATMCATTRVICAILENYQTETGIKVPEVLKPYMPAVYQDEIPFVKTAPIEETETKKGKKQAGKLKQGEE